A stretch of Oscillatoria sp. FACHB-1407 DNA encodes these proteins:
- a CDS encoding STAS domain-containing protein: protein MFHQMATPYVFQLKTRLLSAATAPELLYWINNILELGATHLLLDMKDVLFMDSSGLGALVIAHNRVQKAGGKLMLCSLSGQARMLFELSGMEKMFEVYSDKDAFEQAS from the coding sequence ATGTTTCATCAAATGGCTACTCCATACGTATTTCAACTCAAAACCAGGCTTTTGAGCGCGGCAACAGCTCCTGAGTTGTTGTATTGGATTAACAATATTTTGGAATTGGGGGCAACTCATCTATTGCTTGACATGAAAGATGTTTTGTTCATGGACAGTAGCGGTTTAGGTGCTCTAGTGATCGCCCATAACCGCGTACAAAAAGCTGGAGGAAAGCTGATGCTCTGCTCTCTCAGTGGTCAAGCCAGAATGTTGTTTGAACTCTCTGGAATGGAAAAAATGTTTGAAGTTTATTCAGATAAGGACGCTTTTGAACAAGCTTCATAA
- a CDS encoding pre-peptidase C-terminal domain-containing protein → MRNLVGGRDRFDIYKVNFAAASSFRATLRGLSANADLALLNSAGQVVKQSRRRGNANEVIATNVEAGIYYVRVAGSKTPTRFSLGLSAIASPDNNNTLEQAPFLGSLSGTKSFTGFVGRNDTDDFFRFDLAINRDVALSLTSLTGDANVALLDLNGTVIQNSSAGGAIVDQISQSLPTGTYFVRVTPGAGGNASYRLDLSADLQTPDLSAIGFQQSIQALSTVSGSLSDSDTLNPLRFGSYADDYLLNGITAGQSVQINLNSSDFDTYLQLVNNATGEEISFNDDANSSLNSELSFTAEAGITYRVRVTSYGAADTGNYTLTTSPASQSIGASAERTGSLSNTDSNNPLLTGRFFDDYRLTGATVGQEIRIDLESSFDNYLQLVNADTGQLIAFDDDTSEVNTNAQLIFTVAAGTNYLIRATSFTVGATGNYTLRTRPNIDAIAVNQSITSSLDVFDPSNSLRSGSYAEDYLLTGVTAGQPVRVNLDADFDTYLQLVNAATGALIDYNDDANGTFDSELTFTAQAGIQYILRASSFDSGVTGAFTLTTSGGVQTTDIGPTATVNGSLSTTDPDNPLRQGRYFDEYRLTGATAGQTIRINLGSEGFDTYLQLVDGGTGQEISFNDDANETLNSELSFVVQAGIDYRIRVTSFDSSEVGSYVLTTAGPPSGGGGSGGNSWIPANITDAQLQSAIASLSADNELSRNDMIAIFRNAGSDDGIVNTAEQTDLRTLVNNAPRFNMRDYVQYLSGQVANGISTNMAATTLEGLIGRHFLGTVTPTNSFNNATFTHTVVQGSLFGSTGSPRIDDIDQGGLGDCAFLAALGSVLNVRPNAIRDMLIDNGDNTYTVRFYSATNNNGTTAPDPRAEYVTVDRRLATSSNGRLLFANGGNLASNSANILWAPLVERAYAQWREFRENRNGYNLIGNGDLSYRPMTYITGRASTANAVTQVSFASIQAALAAGRPVAAGGATQDSTFIYGRHAYSVVAAFTNGAGQQIIRVRNPHGVDGLAPSGDPNDGFIDLTYSQYVSVFGLTHYEVG, encoded by the coding sequence GTGAGAAACTTAGTTGGTGGCAGGGATAGGTTTGACATTTACAAAGTAAACTTTGCCGCAGCCAGTAGTTTTCGCGCTACGTTACGAGGATTGTCTGCCAACGCGGATCTGGCTCTGCTCAATTCAGCCGGACAAGTGGTTAAACAGTCGAGGCGACGAGGCAATGCCAATGAGGTGATTGCTACGAATGTCGAGGCAGGAATTTACTATGTCCGTGTTGCTGGAAGTAAAACACCCACTCGTTTTAGTTTGGGGTTATCCGCGATCGCCTCTCCCGATAACAACAACACCCTTGAACAAGCTCCGTTCTTAGGTTCATTAAGTGGAACCAAGAGTTTCACGGGTTTTGTGGGCAGAAATGACACAGATGATTTCTTCCGGTTTGACTTAGCGATCAATCGCGATGTCGCGCTCTCTCTGACATCCCTTACCGGAGATGCCAACGTTGCTCTGCTTGATCTGAATGGCACGGTTATCCAAAACTCCTCAGCAGGAGGGGCGATCGTTGATCAGATTAGTCAAAGCTTGCCAACAGGCACCTACTTTGTCCGAGTCACACCAGGGGCAGGAGGAAACGCCAGTTATCGACTCGATTTGTCGGCTGATCTGCAAACTCCTGATTTAAGTGCGATCGGATTTCAGCAGTCCATTCAAGCTCTTTCTACAGTCAGTGGGAGTTTGAGCGATAGTGACACTTTAAATCCGCTGCGATTTGGCAGTTACGCAGATGACTATTTGTTAAATGGAATTACGGCTGGGCAGTCTGTTCAAATCAACTTAAACTCCAGTGATTTCGACACCTATTTGCAACTCGTCAACAATGCGACTGGAGAAGAAATCAGCTTCAATGATGATGCCAATAGCAGTCTTAACTCAGAACTAAGTTTTACGGCTGAGGCCGGGATCACCTATCGAGTTCGAGTCACATCCTACGGGGCTGCTGACACTGGAAACTATACCCTCACCACGTCTCCAGCATCTCAAAGCATTGGCGCATCAGCAGAACGAACCGGAAGCCTATCCAACACTGACTCCAACAATCCTCTCCTCACCGGACGCTTCTTTGACGATTACCGCTTAACCGGGGCAACCGTTGGGCAAGAAATCCGAATTGACTTGGAATCCAGTTTTGACAACTACCTGCAACTCGTCAACGCCGATACCGGGCAACTCATAGCCTTTGATGATGATACGAGTGAAGTCAATACTAATGCTCAACTGATCTTCACGGTGGCAGCAGGAACGAACTATCTCATTCGGGCAACCAGTTTTACGGTTGGAGCAACGGGGAACTACACGCTGAGAACCCGCCCTAATATTGATGCGATCGCCGTTAATCAAAGCATTACGAGCAGCCTGGATGTCTTTGATCCCAGTAACAGTTTGCGATCGGGCAGCTATGCCGAAGATTACTTATTGACGGGTGTGACGGCTGGACAACCCGTGCGAGTCAATCTGGATGCAGACTTTGACACCTATTTGCAACTCGTCAATGCCGCTACTGGCGCACTCATCGACTACAACGATGATGCTAATGGCACATTTGATTCTGAACTGACCTTTACAGCTCAGGCTGGTATTCAGTACATCCTACGTGCTAGCAGTTTTGACTCTGGAGTCACAGGGGCATTTACGCTGACAACCTCAGGAGGAGTTCAAACGACTGACATTGGACCCACGGCTACTGTCAATGGCAGCTTGAGCACGACGGACCCCGACAACCCACTGCGTCAGGGCAGATATTTCGACGAATATCGCTTGACTGGAGCAACTGCTGGGCAAACCATACGCATCAACCTCGGCTCCGAGGGGTTTGATACCTATTTGCAACTGGTGGATGGCGGCACAGGTCAAGAGATCAGTTTCAACGATGATGCGAATGAAACCCTCAACTCAGAACTCTCCTTTGTAGTTCAAGCGGGAATCGATTACCGCATTCGAGTCACAAGCTTTGACTCTAGTGAAGTTGGCAGCTATGTGCTGACTACAGCAGGTCCGCCGAGTGGTGGGGGTGGCAGTGGTGGTAACTCCTGGATTCCCGCCAACATCACGGATGCTCAATTGCAGTCGGCGATCGCCAGTTTATCGGCTGACAACGAACTCAGTCGCAACGACATGATCGCGATTTTCCGCAATGCGGGAAGCGACGACGGCATTGTCAATACGGCAGAACAAACAGATTTGAGAACCCTGGTTAACAATGCGCCTCGCTTCAACATGCGCGACTACGTGCAGTATCTGTCGGGGCAGGTTGCCAATGGCATCTCAACCAACATGGCAGCGACGACCCTGGAAGGGCTAATTGGCCGCCATTTCTTAGGCACCGTTACCCCCACCAACAGCTTTAACAATGCCACCTTTACCCATACCGTGGTGCAAGGCAGCTTGTTTGGCAGTACCGGAAGCCCTCGAATTGATGACATCGACCAGGGGGGACTAGGCGATTGTGCCTTCCTGGCTGCATTGGGTTCAGTGCTCAACGTCCGACCAAACGCGATTCGCGATATGTTGATCGACAACGGCGACAACACCTATACCGTCCGGTTCTACTCCGCTACCAACAACAATGGCACCACAGCCCCTGATCCCAGAGCGGAATATGTCACAGTCGATCGCCGATTAGCCACGAGCAGCAATGGACGACTCCTCTTTGCGAACGGAGGCAATCTCGCTAGCAACAGTGCCAATATTCTCTGGGCACCATTGGTCGAGCGGGCGTATGCTCAGTGGCGTGAGTTTCGTGAAAACCGCAACGGCTATAACTTGATTGGGAATGGCGATCTCTCCTATCGACCCATGACCTACATCACAGGTCGTGCCTCGACCGCTAATGCAGTCACTCAGGTGAGCTTCGCCAGCATTCAAGCGGCTTTAGCCGCTGGTCGCCCCGTAGCAGCAGGTGGTGCAACCCAAGACTCAACCTTCATCTACGGACGACACGCCTACTCGGTCGTTGCTGCCTTTACCAACGGTGCAGGTCAACAAATTATCCGTGTGCGGAACCCGCATGGCGTGGATGGTCTAGCACCGAGTGGAGATCCAAATGATGGTTTCATTGATCTCACCTACAGCCAATATGTGTCTGTGTTTGGGCTGACTCACTACGAAGTGGGATAG
- a CDS encoding TetR family transcriptional regulator, translated as MTRSSYSTHQRLIQAALQLFAAQGITDTTTRQIAELAGVNEVTLFRHFGSKNGLLLAVIEDAGIFTWLGETLGQQASQSSTVPEALRTYANQSLWALERIPELVRSLIGEAGQYPPENRQALGRGLNQANRYTTQFLTTVLHHQHLQTHLPIEKLASLLNSLLLGYLVLKLTSEGDEPWKSQEEFLTDLIELFLHGALTPPILGTVETPTRITPVLRSTLMPADSTDLPASLVHSILKQAKKMSLQDYALAYVLFAGGLSAEELSLLERSHSIIDYQHHLLQIPQGRVRQVPLNQWILGRRYGSHPHNPLTRWLKSRKDSQPALFLNAVGNPITEVEIRLRWQLWVDDLLTPQGYLPAIAQTQHTWCIEMLMRGVSLETLSLLTGKSTAELQPYANRAHEKEALEQAIRFDQKPSNSTP; from the coding sequence ATGACCCGTTCCAGCTATTCCACCCACCAACGCCTGATCCAGGCAGCCTTGCAACTGTTTGCAGCTCAGGGCATCACCGATACCACGACACGGCAAATTGCGGAACTGGCAGGGGTCAACGAAGTTACCCTCTTTCGTCACTTTGGCAGTAAAAATGGCTTGCTGCTTGCCGTTATTGAGGATGCAGGCATTTTTACCTGGTTGGGTGAAACGCTGGGGCAGCAAGCCAGTCAGAGCAGTACGGTTCCAGAGGCGTTGCGAACCTATGCCAACCAGAGCTTGTGGGCACTAGAGCGGATTCCTGAATTGGTGCGATCGCTGATTGGGGAAGCAGGGCAGTATCCTCCAGAAAATCGACAGGCTTTGGGACGTGGGTTGAATCAGGCAAACCGCTACACAACCCAGTTTCTAACCACTGTCCTACATCATCAACATTTGCAAACCCATCTACCGATTGAAAAACTGGCGAGCTTACTTAACAGTTTGTTGTTAGGATATCTGGTTTTAAAGTTAACAAGCGAAGGTGATGAACCCTGGAAGAGTCAGGAGGAGTTTTTAACCGACTTGATTGAGTTGTTTCTCCATGGAGCATTGACCCCGCCCATACTGGGTACGGTTGAGACGCCAACCCGCATCACCCCCGTGTTGCGATCGACGTTGATGCCAGCAGACTCTACTGATCTACCTGCTTCTCTGGTTCACAGCATTCTCAAACAAGCTAAGAAAATGAGCTTGCAAGACTATGCGCTGGCGTATGTTCTATTTGCGGGTGGGTTGAGTGCTGAGGAATTGTCGTTGTTGGAGCGATCGCACTCCATCATTGACTACCAACATCATCTGCTCCAGATTCCGCAGGGGCGTGTGCGTCAGGTGCCCCTCAATCAGTGGATTTTGGGTCGTCGTTATGGGTCGCACCCCCACAACCCCTTGACACGCTGGCTTAAGAGTCGCAAGGATAGCCAACCTGCACTCTTCCTCAACGCTGTGGGCAATCCCATCACCGAAGTTGAGATTCGACTGCGCTGGCAGTTGTGGGTGGATGACCTGTTGACCCCTCAAGGCTATCTTCCGGCGATCGCCCAAACCCAACACACCTGGTGCATCGAGATGCTGATGCGGGGCGTCAGCCTTGAAACTTTGAGTTTGCTCACGGGCAAATCGACGGCTGAGTTGCAGCCCTATGCCAATCGCGCTCATGAAAAAGAGGCATTAGAGCAAGCCATTCGGTTTGATCAAAAACCCAGTAACTCTACTCCTTAA